One region of Bos javanicus breed banteng chromosome Y, ARS-OSU_banteng_1.0, whole genome shotgun sequence genomic DNA includes:
- the LOC133243853 gene encoding heat shock transcription factor, Y-linked-like, whose translation MAHIPSEIQDGPPKDESTDSETSIRSSLYDYTLTRDSVLRSMIEEYAFQALSEDLVIKRPCYKYSASETDKVNNFLSLTFPQKLWNIVESDQFESIWWDERGTCIVINEELFKKEVLERKAPFRIFETKSMKSLIRQLNLYGYSKKRQTFQRSASLPVFLEEENNISLLSKLQTYYNPNFKRGHPQLLLRVQRRVGINNVSPISSLVQDKKKHVKASVNEDDRNSEFIPEISRESAFSASTSLPVPFIQKPHTIQIVTNTNALSPCDLPNHPSPISVRQTEQILVNQPAVLKRLSIFNWHSHSSYTQVNGPIEDFATTTTSTSQNHIVSPLQSTYSGLMVEPSKFPVRHSDMSGHDSPFPNLQETGNSWFSVPTIVYTSASSLSSQLINNHHYMETMLIKTDLSNTCQIMEPKED comes from the exons ATGGCACATATTCCTTCAGAAATTCAAGATGGGCCTCCTAAGGATGAATCAACTGATTCAGAAACCTCCATTAGATCTTCTTTGTATGATTATACACTTACTAGGGACTCAGTTTTGAGATCTATGATTGAAGAATATGCTTTTCAGGCTTTGTCTGAGGATCTTGTGATAAAAAGGCCATGCTACAAATATTCTGCCTCTGAAACAGATAAGGTGAATAACTTTCTTTCACTCACCTTTCCACAAAAACTTTGGAATATAGTTGAAAGTGATCAGTTTGAATCTATTTGGTGGGATGAGAGAGGCACATGTATAGTGATCAATGAAGAACTCTTTAAGAAAGAAGTCTTGGAAAGAAAGGCACCTTTCAGAATATTTGAAACCAAGAGTATGAAGAGTTTAATTCGACAGCTTAACCTTTATGGATATAGTAAAAAGCGACAAACTTTTCAAAGATCTGCTTCACTACCTGTCtttctggaagaagaaaacaacatCTCTCTTTTGAGTAAG TTACAGACCTACTATAATCCAAATTTCAAAAGAGGTCATCCTCAACTTTTATTAAGAGTGCAAAGAAGAGTTGGGATTAACAATGTGTCTCCAATATCATCATTAGTGCAAGATAAGAAGAAGCATGTTAAAGCAAGTGTCAACGAAGATGATCGTAACTCTGAATTTATTCCAGAAATTAGTAGAGAGAGCGCATTTTCAGCCTCCACAAGTTTACCTGTGCCTTTCATACAAAAGCCTCATACCATCCAGATTGTCACTAATACAAATGCCCTATCTCCATGTGACTTACCTAACCACCCATCACCAATATCGGTTAGACAAACAGAACAGATTTTGGTAAATCAACCTGCTGTTTTAAAAAGGTTGAGCATTTTTAATTGGCATTCACATAGCAGCTACACTCAAGTAAATGGCCCCATTGAGGACTTTGCTACTACAACTACATCTACTTCTCAGAACCACATTGTATCCCCATTACAGAGCACTTATTCTGGACTGATGGTGGAGCCTTCTAAATTTCCAGTCAGGCATAGCGATATGTCAGGCCATGACAGTCCTTTTCCTAACCTGCAAGAGACAGGCAACTCGTGGTTCTCAGTGCCAACAATCGTTTATACATCTGCTTCCTCTCTTTCAAGTCAACTGATCAACAATCATCATTATATGGAAACCATGCTAATTAAAACTGACCTATCAAATACGTGTCAGATTATGGAGCCTAA